A part of Tardiphaga sp. vice304 genomic DNA contains:
- the phoU gene encoding phosphate signaling complex protein PhoU has protein sequence MAFEHTTKAFDGDLQELTRLVAEMGGLAERQITDSVDALVRRDIPLGMKVAAADQEIDQLQRVIEERAVLTIARRQPMAVDLREIVGAMRVATDLERIGDLAKNIGKRVNALDSDFHPLKLIRGLEHMTDLVRSQVKAVLDAYAAHDLPAAMAVWKGDEEIDAICTSLFRELLTYMMEDPRNISFCIHLMFCAKNIERIGDHATNIAETVFYMIEGEAILDKRPKGDMTNFANAPV, from the coding sequence ATGGCTTTCGAACACACGACCAAGGCCTTCGACGGCGACCTGCAGGAATTGACCCGGCTGGTCGCTGAAATGGGTGGTCTCGCGGAGCGGCAGATCACCGATTCCGTCGACGCCTTGGTGCGTCGCGACATTCCGCTGGGAATGAAGGTGGCCGCCGCCGACCAGGAAATCGACCAACTGCAGCGCGTCATCGAAGAGCGTGCCGTGCTCACCATTGCCCGGCGTCAGCCGATGGCGGTGGATCTGCGCGAGATCGTTGGCGCGATGCGGGTTGCCACCGATCTGGAGCGGATCGGCGATCTCGCCAAGAACATCGGCAAGCGCGTCAATGCGTTGGACAGCGACTTCCATCCGCTGAAGCTGATCCGCGGCCTCGAACACATGACTGATCTGGTGCGCTCGCAGGTCAAGGCCGTGCTCGATGCCTACGCCGCGCATGATCTGCCGGCGGCGATGGCGGTGTGGAAGGGCGACGAGGAGATCGACGCGATCTGCACCTCGCTGTTCCGCGAACTGCTGACCTACATGATGGAAGATCCGCGCAACATCTCGTTCTGCATCCATCTGATGTTCTGCGCCAAAAACATCGAGCGGATCGGCGATCATGCCACCAACATCGCCGAAACCGTATTCTACATGATTGAGGGCGAAGCGATCCTGGACAAGCGCCCGAAGGGCGATATGACCAATTTCGCCAACGCCCCGGTTTAA
- the phoB gene encoding phosphate regulon transcriptional regulator PhoB, whose translation MNARILVVEDEEALTTLLRYNLDAEGYEVETVARGDDADTRLKERVPDLVVLDWMLPGLSGIELCRRLRARPETKSLPIIMLTARGEESERVRGLATGADDYIVKPFSVPELLARVKGLLRRAAPERLATVLSFGDIELDRDKRRVVRSGRPIDLGPTEYRLLEFFLEHPGRVFSREQLLDSVWGRDIYIDERTVDVHIGRLRKILNPRGEQDPIRTVRGAGYALDDRFASISAEQAS comes from the coding sequence ATGAACGCGCGCATTCTGGTGGTCGAAGACGAAGAAGCGCTGACCACGCTGCTGCGCTACAACCTCGACGCCGAAGGCTACGAGGTCGAGACCGTCGCCCGCGGCGACGACGCCGACACCCGCTTGAAAGAGCGGGTGCCGGATCTGGTGGTGCTGGACTGGATGCTGCCGGGCCTGTCGGGCATCGAATTGTGCCGCCGGCTGCGCGCGCGTCCGGAGACCAAGTCGCTGCCGATCATCATGCTGACGGCGCGCGGCGAGGAAAGCGAACGCGTCCGAGGCCTGGCCACCGGCGCCGACGATTACATCGTCAAGCCGTTCTCGGTGCCGGAGCTGCTGGCCCGCGTGAAGGGCCTGTTGCGCCGTGCCGCGCCGGAGCGGCTGGCGACCGTGCTGTCGTTCGGCGACATAGAGCTCGACCGCGACAAGCGCCGCGTCGTTCGTTCCGGCCGGCCGATCGATCTCGGCCCGACCGAATATCGCCTGCTCGAATTCTTCCTCGAACATCCCGGCCGGGTGTTCAGCCGCGAGCAACTGCTCGACAGCGTGTGGGGCCGCGATATCTATATCGACGAGCGCACCGTCGACGTGCATATCGGCCGTCTGCGCAAGATCCTCAACCCGCGCGGCGAGCAGGATCCGATCCGCACCGTGCGCGGCGCCGGCTACGCGCTGGACGACCGCTTCGCCAGCATCAGCGCCGAACAGGCAAGCTGA
- a CDS encoding cytosine permease, which produces MTNSELRADIHSIEPIPDADRDSTGPQQMWIWAGANIAPVNWALGALGIILKLGLLETIAVIVIGNLIGCAIFGAFTVMGHKTGVNQMVLSRAAFGRRGAYLPSLLMFLMTLGWIGVNTYFPAKISMAILAQFGISDTWTANFLVITLVMVLQVMIGIYGFYAIRTFEKYTVPATVAIMVLMSILAWSQAGVVNWGLKTSLEPGAHLAMLTLLMTAVGVGWGISWVTWASDYSRFVPRTISSRQVFWYSYIGMFVPSVWLAVLGATIASVTLDADPAKMVSAVFGGVAALLVLLMVLHGPIASNILNVYSAALAALSMGLKLSRTALALIVGVAGYAVTIYFISAPSFAKAFDNWLISLLMWMSPYAGVILADFFVKRKGVIDVAELYKSPQTSAYGDINWSGMIAFGVGLVAAWLFQDGLVPTLQGPISINLLGGADLSWLAGILVAGGVYLAMDKYAATAPAIASPAE; this is translated from the coding sequence ATGACGAATTCCGAGTTGCGGGCCGACATTCACAGCATCGAACCCATTCCCGACGCCGACCGGGATTCCACCGGACCGCAGCAAATGTGGATCTGGGCCGGCGCCAACATCGCGCCGGTGAACTGGGCGCTCGGCGCGCTCGGCATTATTCTCAAGCTCGGCCTGCTGGAAACGATCGCCGTGATCGTGATCGGCAACCTGATCGGCTGCGCAATCTTCGGCGCCTTCACGGTGATGGGCCACAAGACCGGCGTCAACCAGATGGTATTGAGCCGTGCCGCCTTCGGCCGTCGCGGCGCCTATCTGCCGAGCCTGCTGATGTTCCTGATGACGCTGGGCTGGATCGGGGTCAACACCTACTTCCCCGCCAAGATCTCGATGGCCATCCTCGCCCAGTTCGGCATCAGTGACACCTGGACCGCGAACTTCCTCGTCATCACCCTCGTGATGGTGCTGCAGGTGATGATCGGCATCTATGGCTTCTATGCCATCCGTACCTTCGAGAAGTACACCGTGCCGGCGACCGTGGCGATCATGGTGCTGATGAGCATCCTGGCCTGGAGCCAGGCCGGCGTCGTCAATTGGGGCCTCAAGACGTCGCTGGAGCCCGGCGCGCATCTGGCGATGCTGACGCTGCTGATGACCGCCGTCGGCGTCGGCTGGGGAATCTCGTGGGTGACCTGGGCCTCGGACTATTCGCGCTTCGTGCCGCGCACCATCTCCTCGAGACAGGTCTTCTGGTACAGCTACATCGGCATGTTCGTGCCCTCGGTGTGGCTCGCTGTCCTCGGCGCTACCATCGCGTCGGTAACGCTGGATGCCGATCCGGCCAAGATGGTCAGCGCGGTGTTCGGCGGCGTTGCCGCGCTGCTGGTGCTCTTGATGGTTCTGCATGGGCCGATCGCCAGCAACATCCTCAACGTCTATTCGGCGGCGCTGGCGGCGTTGAGCATGGGCCTCAAACTGTCGCGCACGGCGCTGGCGCTGATCGTCGGTGTCGCCGGCTATGCGGTGACGATCTACTTCATCTCTGCGCCGTCTTTCGCCAAGGCGTTCGACAACTGGCTGATCAGCCTGTTGATGTGGATGAGCCCCTATGCCGGCGTGATCCTCGCGGACTTCTTCGTGAAGCGGAAGGGCGTGATCGACGTCGCCGAACTCTACAAGTCTCCGCAGACGAGCGCCTATGGCGATATCAATTGGAGCGGAATGATCGCCTTCGGCGTCGGCTTGGTCGCCGCATGGCTGTTTCAGGACGGGCTGGTGCCGACGCTGCAGGGACCGATCTCGATCAACCTGCTGGGCGGCGCCGATTTGAGCTGGCTGGCCGGGATTCTGGTGGCGGGCGGTGTTTATCTTGCGATGGACAAGTACGCTGCCACGGCGCCGGCGATCGCGAGCCCGGCGGAGTAA